The following DNA comes from Besnoitia besnoiti strain Bb-Ger1 chromosome Unknown contig00137, whole genome shotgun sequence.
taaagaactatagatactttgagtgaagaatacaaggatagctccaacaataacatggctaaaatgtataccagttaagatgaaaagtccattaccaaatgcattatcattaatataaagagatagtcctaagtattccgtacagactaacattaagaaggcgactaccaaagtgaatgtcatgatattcgtacagcttgtatacaaatgttggtttttcaaatatacgctggataccactatacttaatgcacttaacatgatggtcatgaaaagcacaagagaacttggatccggtaaacaaagaccttcaagatctaaaccagtagtccaactcgtagtatatactccccagaaaaagctgataaataatcctgtctcagagatgataactccaagtacgatgctactgattagactagcatctgagtagtagttttctctcgctgttaagatgagtgagaacaagaatccatatattacgcctagaacataaccgatgtggaataatcttaatgtagtaggatattgaaatccaacacttttagctgtcttaagcagtccagtggggtggtggtgtactgcaatcataaagaacttggttgtctgtatctcataaccggagtcatcttcagtattctaggaactataatgtctttgtttattcgatttgagtgaacacataagatcatcgaatttaacggtatgctcctgaaagtaacggtacaagctgtaaacaaaggactccttaacttaaactgaggagtcaagtaggtacaaaccgtacaaggattaattatgtccatctgtgcatctaagttgagactatcggttatatattttagacgctaacttcccggctaaacatcccttttctttgaaacacacttcccttctcgccgttagcatgatctcaaagtaccagaagccatgtgatctatatagtataacgggacattagaccgaacctgcgatagataatatatcttggatgattgtatattagcggctaaatgtcaatcaaacatgcgaattttaggttttccatgaaatctatttggaagaagaggcttgatagtactaccgtaagtacataatatacagtcccagcagtagcggttaaactatagaagagtcgagtattatccatgcataccaggcgtaaaaagcgttcatccagttactaaacaggtgccaggccaacaagaatccgatccgtgtattccgtacagactaacattaagaaggcgactaccaaagtgaatgtcatgatattcgtacagcttgtatacaaatgtggtttttcaaatatacgctggataccactatacttaatgcacttaacatgatggtcatgaaaagcacaagagaacttggatccggtaaaaagaccttcaagatctaaaccagtagtccaactcgtagtatatactccccagaaaaaggtagtttatatcaacctaggaatcccattttagtaagtgtaacatggagtctagcttcagttgttatctgattggtattgcatgccctgagtacgtaaggaaaaggaaaggttaaccgctatttaaaacacaacagttaccgtagctgtagatgaatgctaaatctagagtatctctcctaagacactgcataacatatgaatgctccttccgccattcgttgactgtgtttaccacgggaattagaacagaataccaagttctttgccgGAGGTTTgtacgttccgtacagttgtaggtaaaaggtatgttagagacttagactagcgttggagcacattgttcATTCGATAgcacgctcaatcttaccatacatagtacttttatgatccaggctggtttaataagtcaaagtttagccgggaagttagcgtctaaaatatataaccgatagtctcaacttagatgcacagatggacataattaatccttgtacggtttgtacctacttgactcctcagtttaagcagaactgtagtttctcgggactaaagtcagcataatcaataaaaaggtttgttcagccactggttcaccatcaactaccttgtttcgacttcgtaccgactgtgttattgtagcacatatcaatcccttaaatagggatattattcccaaacaaccggatcggttggctaggtgaactaatcacgtttcataaatacaatcag
Coding sequences within:
- a CDS encoding uncharacterized protein (encoded by transcript BESB_024750), which produces MLSALSIVVSSVYLKNHICIQANTEDDSGYEIQTTKFFMIAVHHHPTGLLKTAKSVGFQYPTTLRLFHIGYVLGVIYGFLFSLILTARENYYSDASLISSIVLGVIISETGLFISFFWGVYTTSWTTGLDLEGLCLPDPSSLVLFMTIMLSALSIVVSSVYLKNQHLYTSCTNIMTFTLVVAFLMLV